A part of Ooceraea biroi isolate clonal line C1 chromosome 10, Obir_v5.4, whole genome shotgun sequence genomic DNA contains:
- the LOC105285756 gene encoding uncharacterized protein LOC105285756, with product MVFVGKRCVKLHRTMLMIVGLWPYQKPVIWRLQSVFFLSIYCCDLLFQFASFLTTTCNMDCILKRFSYLCITFVFITNYYSFYFNSEAVKQIFEHMQLDWKMFENSDAMKIFEEYLFESYIFTLFTCILLLIAASFTTTIECRSIILDIIIPMNESRQRKIEVDFELFVNEEQYFFWYLVQEVVGVGIGFWSVLTTGTLLTTVTKHSCATYKILFNPKYSNYPYATTSCCSKNTIHASEYLSFSLHS from the exons ATGGTATTTGTAGGCAAACGCTGTGTAAAGCTCCATCGAACTATGCTTATGATTGTGGGATTATGGCCGTATCAGAAACCAGTCATCTGGCGATTAcaatcagttttcttcttgAGCATATACTGTTGCGATTTACTTTTTCAG TTTGCGTCGTTCTTAACGACTACTTGTAACATGGATTGTATCCTAAAGAGATTTTCTTATCTTTGtattacttttgtttttattacgaATTACTACTCATTCTACTTTAATTCTGAAGCT GTAAAGCAAATATTTGAACATATGCAGCTCGActggaaaatgtttgaaaatagtgacgcaatgaaaatatttgaagaatatctctttgaatcttatattttcacattatttACGTGTA TTCTTCTTTTAATAGCTGCATCTTTTACTACGACTATTGAATGTAGATCTATCAttcttgatattattataccgATGAATGAATCGCGACAACGTAAAATTGAAGTGGATTTTGAACTTTTTGTGAATgaagaacaatattttttttggtATTTAGTGCAGGAGGTTGTAGGAGTGGGAATCGGATTTTGGTCGGTGCTTACGACTGGAACGTTACTAACTACAGTAACGAAACACTCATGTGccacatataaaatt ttaTTTAATCCAAAATACAGTAACTATCCATACGCTACAACTTCCTGTTGTTCAAAGAATACAATACATGCGTCGGAATATCTGTCTTTCAGTTTACATTCATAG